The proteins below are encoded in one region of Papio anubis isolate 15944 unplaced genomic scaffold, Panubis1.0 scaffold532, whole genome shotgun sequence:
- the LOC101018938 gene encoding golgin subfamily A member 6A-like, whose amino-acid sequence QSNQLNENIESLKQQKKQVEHQLEEEKKANNDIHKTQMEQLETINILTLEKADLKTTLYHTKRAARHFEEESKDLAGRLQSSLQRIQELERALSAVCTQQREEDRVSPTSCPVPWQPGFPDGGVSLKVPSAGCSVLPRRQRAHFSLLLCVVVRGSLGLSQLLWVSWGHCGEQTVDTELRGQVPALPLPGCGLGDRIIETSPAGEEYAQHIRGERARWQERMRKMSVEARTLKEEKMRDTYRIQELERTLSELKHQIAEPSSSAPPAGPSEVEQLQDEAKHLRKEVESLVEKLQFQVENNQALSLLSKEQKERLQEQEERLREQEERRLWEQESLREQKERLRDQGERLRKQEERLRKQEERLRKQEERLQKQEERLRKQEERLRKQEERLTLSQNHKLDKQLAEPQCGFEDLNNENKSALQLEQPVKELQEKLSEEHLEAARQQNQHLEAQLSLMALPGEGTGDHSGEEERAPGRRGDCQQHRIEGLEETFRRAGHYANQVSAINSA is encoded by the exons CAATCCAATCAACTCAATGAAAACATAGAATCATTG aaacaacagaagaaacaagTGGAACATCAGCTGGAAGAA gaaaagaaagcaaacaatgaCATACACAAAACACAGATGGAGCAGTTAGAG ACAATCAACATCCTCACATTGGAAAAGGCAGACTTGAAGACCACCCTTTACCATACTAAACGTGCCGCCAGACACTTCGAAG AAGAGTCCAAGGATCTGGCCGGCCGCTTGCAATCCTCCTTACAGCGTATTCAAGAATTGGAGCGGGCTCTCTCTGCTGTGTGTACACAGCAGCGGGAAGAGGACAGGGTGAGTCCAACCAGCTGCCCCGTCCCCTGGCAGCCTGGCTTCCCAGATGGAGGAGTGAGCCTAAAGGTCCCTTCTGCAGGATGCAGTGTCCTGCCCAGAAGGCAGCGTGCTCATTTCTCGCTGCTTTTGTGTGTGGTTGTTAGAGGCAGCCTGGGGCTGAGTCAGCTGCTGTGGGTGAGTTGGGGGCACTGTGGGGAGCAAACAGTGGACACAGAGCTCAGAGGCCAAGTGCCTGCCCTGCCCTTACCTGGCTGTGGCCTTG gtgACAGAATCATTGAAACAAGTCCTGCTGGAGAGGAATATGCTCAACATATAAGAGGAGAGAGGGCCCGGTGGCAGGAGAGGATGCGGAAAATGTCGGTGGAG GCTCGCACATTAAAGGAGGAGAAGATGCGTGACACATATCGGATACAGGAGCTGGAGAGGACCTTGTCCGAACTCAAACACCAGATAG CTGAGCCCTCATCCTCGGCGCCCCCAGCAGGGCCCTCTGAGGTGGAGCAGCTACAAGATGAGGCCAAACACCTGAGGAAGGAGGTGGAGAGTTTGGTGGAAAAACTGCAATTCCAGGTGGAAAACAACCAGGCCTTGAGTCTCCTGAGCAAGGAGCAAAAGGAGAGGCTtcaggagcaggaggagaggctccgggagcaggaggagaggaggcTGTGGGAGCAGGAGAGTCTACGTGAGCAAAAGGAGAGGCTTAGGGATCAGGGTGAGAGGCTGCGAAAGCAGGAAGAGAGACTGcgaaagcaggaggagaggctacgaaagcaggaggagaggcttcaaaagcaggaagagaggctgcgaaagcaggaggagaggctacgaaagcaggaggagaggctcACGCTTTCCCAGAACCACAAGCTCGACAAGCAGCTGGCCGAGCCACAGTGCGGCTTCGAGGATCTG AACAACGAGAACAAGAGCGCTCTGCAGTTGGAGCAGCCAGTAAAGGAGCTGCAGGAGAAGCTGAGTGAG GAGCACCTAGAAGCAGCCAGGCAGCAGAATCAACACCTAGAGGCCCAGTTGAGCCTCATGGCTCTCCCTGGAGAAGGTACAGGAGACCACtcaggggaagaggagagagcccCAGGAAGAAGGGGGGACTGTCAGCAGCACAGGATTGAAGGGTTGGAAGAGACCTTTAGAAGAGCTGGTCATTATGCCAACCAGGTGTCTGCAATAAACTCGGCATGA